A genomic segment from Halobellus litoreus encodes:
- a CDS encoding CBS domain-containing protein, translating into MDITDIVSTEYVELPPDATVSKLVGVFEDPSVTGVVVAGSEFEGVVTRRQLATSHRQPNEKLASLVWHVPRLAPDEDVRKVAQLMIDSDSRLLPVFEGQEPVGVVRADDILEAVTPFLDAATVAEAASTDLVTVDPTSSFGEALHVFRENRITHVPVVEDDAVVGMLSLYDVIDFTGRSADRSKGGDASGTDSFGGSISGSSGRARGGGYGAREGELARLLDLPVRDVMNSPVRTIQPEETLDRAVEEMFEIGGSSLAVTTDGELHGIITKTDVLDALTWEAGGNRAVQVYGIDLIDDIAYEDIVDMIDTLDERDQRMTVLDARVHLHRHDEKLRGTPLILARIRLHTDRGLYIASGEGYGAKHAINEAREVLERQIRDKKTYGRNKKPRSEEFWEKRFGWLLEGED; encoded by the coding sequence ATGGACATCACCGATATCGTTTCGACAGAGTACGTAGAATTACCGCCAGACGCCACGGTCTCGAAGCTCGTCGGGGTCTTCGAGGACCCCTCCGTCACCGGCGTCGTCGTGGCCGGTTCGGAGTTCGAGGGCGTCGTCACAAGACGACAACTCGCCACCTCGCACCGCCAGCCGAACGAAAAGCTCGCGTCGCTGGTCTGGCACGTCCCCCGACTCGCACCCGACGAAGACGTGCGAAAGGTCGCTCAGCTGATGATCGACAGCGACTCGCGGCTCCTGCCGGTGTTCGAGGGGCAGGAGCCCGTCGGCGTCGTTCGCGCCGACGACATCCTCGAAGCGGTGACGCCGTTCCTCGACGCGGCGACCGTCGCGGAGGCGGCCAGCACCGACCTGGTCACGGTCGACCCGACGTCGAGTTTCGGGGAGGCCCTCCACGTCTTCCGCGAGAACCGAATCACTCACGTACCGGTCGTCGAGGACGACGCGGTCGTCGGAATGTTGAGCCTCTACGACGTGATCGATTTCACGGGCCGCTCGGCCGATCGCAGCAAAGGCGGCGACGCCAGCGGAACGGACTCCTTCGGTGGGTCGATTTCCGGCAGTTCGGGACGCGCTCGCGGCGGCGGATACGGCGCTCGGGAGGGTGAGTTGGCCCGGTTGCTCGACCTTCCAGTCCGAGACGTGATGAACTCCCCGGTGCGAACGATCCAGCCGGAGGAGACACTCGACAGGGCCGTCGAAGAGATGTTCGAGATCGGCGGGTCCTCGCTGGCAGTAACCACGGACGGAGAACTGCACGGAATCATCACGAAGACGGACGTCCTCGACGCGCTCACGTGGGAAGCCGGCGGGAACCGGGCAGTCCAGGTCTACGGAATCGACCTGATAGACGACATCGCGTACGAGGACATCGTCGATATGATCGATACGCTCGACGAACGAGACCAGCGGATGACCGTCCTGGACGCGAGAGTCCACCTGCACAGACACGACGAGAAGCTTCGCGGCACGCCGCTGATACTCGCCCGGATCCGACTGCACACCGATCGGGGACTGTACATCGCCTCCGGCGAGGGGTACGGAGCGAAGCACGCCATCAACGAGGCCCGAGAGGTGTTAGAGCGGCAGATCCGGGACAAGAAGACCTATGGCCGCAACAAGAAACCACGGAGTGAGGAGTTTTGGGAGAAGCGATTCGGCTGGCTGCTCGAAGGGGAGGACTGA
- a CDS encoding Hsp20/alpha crystallin family protein — protein MANPRNPFRELDRLFEQMQENVGEASRWWESEPFARTERDSASMRVDLRDAGDELVLTAELPGFEKDDIDVHLTDQSLEIDAEHREEVEASDDEYIRRERYRASMSRSIPLPEAVMAEDVTASYGNGVLTVTMPKSEPESEGIEIDVD, from the coding sequence ATGGCCAACCCGAGAAATCCGTTTCGCGAACTGGACCGGCTGTTCGAACAGATGCAGGAGAACGTCGGGGAAGCGAGTCGCTGGTGGGAGTCGGAGCCGTTCGCCCGGACGGAGCGCGACTCGGCGTCGATGCGCGTCGACCTCAGAGACGCCGGCGACGAACTCGTCCTGACCGCGGAGTTGCCCGGGTTCGAGAAAGACGACATCGACGTGCACCTCACCGACCAATCGCTCGAAATCGACGCCGAACACCGCGAGGAAGTCGAAGCGAGCGACGACGAATACATCCGTCGCGAGCGTTACCGGGCGTCGATGAGCCGATCGATTCCGCTCCCGGAGGCGGTGATGGCCGAAGACGTCACGGCCTCCTACGGCAACGGCGTCCTGACAGTGACGATGCCGAAGAGCGAACCGGAGTCCGAAGGGATCGAGATCGACGTAGACTGA
- a CDS encoding YgaP family membrane protein, with the protein MEQNVGRTDGIARVAIGAIAGVISLAILGNAVSGPAILSPILGIVSIMMLATGATGRCGVYSLIGVNTCKAR; encoded by the coding sequence ATGGAGCAGAATGTCGGCCGAACCGACGGAATCGCACGGGTCGCGATCGGAGCGATCGCCGGAGTGATCTCGCTCGCCATACTGGGCAACGCCGTGTCCGGACCGGCCATCCTCTCGCCGATACTCGGGATCGTTTCGATTATGATGCTCGCGACCGGCGCGACGGGACGCTGCGGCGTCTACTCCCTCATCGGCGTGAACACCTGCAAGGCGCGGTAA
- a CDS encoding HEAT repeat domain-containing protein codes for MTDAERAARLRDAARRAPATVDLEELGPHLAADSIEARARALETLGRLALAGRDVESYADRLDRCYGDRDLLDAPVRLSTERDSEAWVQPRALAFAVAALALTGAVDRGDAIRSAVNAYENQHPEFDAEMRTNTAIREVGWGFASVVIFTDGYVDVILSLVDRDDDTVRRVGASALSDVAEEYAPIRDEYPDETPRLVADAAERLATDSHPRVRYHAAFALTEYAMDRPELVRPRADVLSAALRDEAALVRKEAAATLGFVGAADAVPALRDLAETDPDERVREAAADARESLESERE; via the coding sequence ATGACCGACGCGGAACGAGCCGCGCGACTCCGCGACGCCGCCCGCCGAGCACCGGCGACCGTCGACCTGGAGGAACTGGGACCGCATCTGGCGGCCGATTCGATCGAAGCACGGGCGCGCGCCTTGGAGACCCTCGGCCGGTTGGCGCTCGCGGGGCGAGACGTCGAGTCGTACGCGGATCGACTCGATCGATGCTACGGCGACCGCGACCTCTTGGACGCCCCCGTGCGGCTGTCGACCGAACGGGACTCCGAGGCGTGGGTCCAACCGCGCGCGCTGGCGTTCGCCGTGGCGGCGCTCGCTCTGACCGGGGCGGTCGACCGCGGCGACGCCATCCGTTCGGCCGTGAACGCCTACGAGAACCAGCATCCGGAGTTCGACGCGGAGATGCGAACGAACACGGCGATACGGGAGGTCGGCTGGGGATTCGCATCGGTTGTGATCTTCACCGACGGCTACGTGGACGTCATCCTGAGCCTCGTCGACCGCGACGACGACACGGTCCGCCGGGTCGGCGCGTCAGCGCTGTCGGACGTCGCAGAGGAGTACGCGCCGATCAGAGACGAGTACCCCGACGAGACGCCCCGACTCGTCGCCGACGCCGCCGAGCGACTCGCGACAGATTCGCATCCGAGGGTCAGATACCACGCGGCGTTTGCGCTCACTGAGTACGCGATGGACCGGCCGGAACTCGTCCGTCCGCGCGCGGACGTGCTTTCGGCGGCACTCCGAGACGAGGCCGCACTCGTGCGGAAAGAGGCAGCGGCGACGCTGGGATTCGTCGGCGCCGCCGACGCGGTGCCCGCGCTGCGGGATTTGGCCGAAACAGACCCCGACGAACGGGTCCGAGAGGCGGCAGCCGACGCCAGAGAGTCCCTGGAGAGCGAGCGCGAGTGA
- the proC gene encoding pyrroline-5-carboxylate reductase encodes MMDVSVIGCGNMGGALITGLSDAGGYRITAYDVDPDAFESIEAYADRTTTDLDDVRDSEVVVLAVKPDIVPLVLEDLDLRAEQTLVTIAAGVSTDVVASETDATVVRVMPNLAARTRNMAAAVAWEAPDENVERMLGDLGEFVVIDENLMDVATALNGSGPAFVFYLVGAMQKRAVEEGLDAEKARVLAAQTFKGAAETILRSEESIEDLIDAVCSPGGTTIEGMDVLWDSDVEQEVGDALSAARRRSAELAEEAEK; translated from the coding sequence ATGATGGACGTGAGCGTAATCGGCTGTGGAAACATGGGCGGAGCCCTGATCACGGGGCTCTCCGATGCGGGCGGCTACCGCATCACGGCCTACGACGTGGACCCCGACGCCTTCGAGTCGATCGAGGCGTACGCCGACCGGACGACGACCGACCTCGACGACGTCCGAGACTCCGAGGTCGTCGTCCTCGCGGTCAAACCGGACATCGTGCCCCTGGTGCTCGAGGACCTCGACCTCCGGGCGGAGCAAACGCTCGTCACGATCGCCGCGGGGGTCTCGACCGACGTCGTCGCGAGCGAGACGGACGCGACGGTCGTTCGGGTGATGCCGAACCTGGCGGCCAGAACCCGTAACATGGCCGCCGCCGTCGCCTGGGAGGCACCCGACGAGAACGTCGAACGGATGCTCGGTGACCTCGGGGAGTTCGTCGTCATCGACGAGAACCTGATGGACGTCGCCACGGCGCTGAACGGTAGCGGCCCCGCCTTCGTGTTCTACCTCGTCGGCGCGATGCAGAAGCGGGCCGTCGAGGAGGGCCTCGACGCCGAGAAAGCGCGCGTCCTCGCGGCCCAGACGTTCAAGGGGGCCGCCGAGACGATCCTCCGGTCCGAGGAGTCCATCGAGGACCTGATCGACGCCGTCTGCTCCCCGGGCGGGACGACGATCGAGGGGATGGACGTGCTGTGGGACAGCGACGTTGAGCAGGAGGTCGGCGACGCCCTGAGCGCCGCGCGGCGACGCTCCGCCGAACTGGCCGAGGAAGCCGAGAAATGA
- the proB gene encoding glutamate 5-kinase has protein sequence MSGVVAAAEVDEARKLAAEAGRVVVKAGTNSLTDEESNLDDDKLDKLVDDVADLVERDKEVILVSSGAIGAGKGRIGFKPDDTVEESQAVSTIGQSHLMRRYTESFERYGLTVAQILVTDHDLGDTDRFTNFKNTIETLLEWGVVPIVNENDAVATEEIRIGDNDMISSSIAIGVDADLLVTLTDVGGVYTGNPKEDADAELIEAVGRNYDEVERIIDATASGSFGGIRTKVQGARRVSEHGRPAIIARSTEPDVLEKIATEQPVGTIFVPINDHQ, from the coding sequence ATGAGCGGCGTCGTCGCCGCGGCGGAGGTCGACGAGGCCCGGAAACTGGCCGCGGAGGCCGGACGCGTCGTCGTCAAGGCCGGTACCAACTCGCTCACCGACGAGGAGTCGAACCTCGACGACGACAAGCTCGACAAACTCGTCGACGACGTGGCCGACCTCGTCGAGCGCGACAAGGAGGTCATCCTGGTCTCCTCGGGCGCGATCGGCGCGGGGAAGGGCCGGATCGGGTTCAAGCCCGACGACACCGTCGAGGAGTCCCAGGCGGTCTCGACGATCGGGCAGAGCCACCTGATGCGCCGCTACACCGAGAGCTTCGAGCGCTACGGCCTCACGGTCGCGCAGATCCTCGTGACCGACCACGACCTCGGGGATACCGACCGTTTCACGAACTTCAAGAACACGATCGAGACGCTGCTCGAGTGGGGCGTCGTCCCCATCGTCAACGAGAACGACGCCGTCGCGACCGAGGAGATCCGCATCGGCGACAACGACATGATCTCCTCGTCGATCGCGATCGGCGTCGACGCCGATCTGCTGGTCACGCTCACGGACGTCGGCGGCGTCTACACCGGAAACCCGAAGGAGGACGCCGACGCCGAACTGATCGAGGCGGTCGGCCGGAACTACGACGAGGTCGAGCGGATCATCGACGCGACGGCGAGCGGCTCCTTCGGCGGCATCCGAACGAAAGTGCAGGGCGCCCGACGGGTGAGCGAGCACGGGCGGCCGGCGATCATCGCCCGCTCGACGGAGCCCGACGTCCTCGAGAAGATCGCCACCGAACAGCCCGTCGGAACCATCTTCGTCCCGATCAACGACCACCAATGA
- a CDS encoding glutamate-5-semialdehyde dehydrogenase: protein MTEDTTTAEKSADTKVTEAQSAALALANLSESARNEALHAIADGIEARSEEILEANAKDVEAGEEMLEAGEYTQAFVDRLKLSESKLESIAAMVRSVAGQEDPLGRTLEARRLDEDLELYKVAVPIGVLGTVFESRPDALVQIAALSLKSGNAVVLKGGSEAAHSNRILYEVIREATADVPDGWAQLIEAREDVATLLERDDAVDLLMPRGSSEFVSYVEDNTKIPVLGHTEGICHVYADEDADLSMAADVAFDAKVQYPAVCNAVETLLVHESVAADLLPDLAARYREADVELRGDERARDIVEMNAASEADWSTEYGDLILAVKIVDSLEDAIDHVNTYGSKHTESIVTETADHAERFMRQIDAASVFHNASTRFADGYRFGLGAEVGISTGKTHARGPVGLEGLTTYKYHLEGDGQLVATYAGEGAKPFLHEDFAGEWSPGRLSTE from the coding sequence ATGACCGAAGACACCACGACGGCCGAGAAGTCGGCCGACACGAAAGTGACGGAAGCACAGTCCGCAGCGCTGGCGCTGGCGAACCTCTCGGAATCGGCTAGAAACGAGGCCCTGCACGCCATCGCCGACGGCATCGAGGCGAGGAGTGAAGAGATCCTCGAGGCCAACGCGAAAGACGTCGAGGCGGGCGAAGAGATGCTCGAAGCCGGCGAGTACACGCAGGCGTTCGTCGACCGGCTGAAGCTCTCGGAGTCGAAACTGGAGAGCATCGCAGCGATGGTTCGGAGCGTCGCCGGACAGGAGGACCCCCTCGGCCGGACGCTCGAAGCGCGACGGCTCGACGAGGACCTCGAACTGTACAAAGTCGCGGTGCCGATCGGCGTGCTGGGAACCGTCTTCGAATCCCGGCCGGACGCGCTGGTGCAGATCGCCGCGCTCAGCCTCAAGTCCGGCAACGCCGTCGTCCTCAAGGGCGGCAGCGAGGCGGCGCACTCGAACCGGATCCTCTACGAGGTGATCCGAGAGGCGACAGCGGACGTCCCCGACGGATGGGCACAACTCATCGAGGCCCGCGAGGACGTCGCGACGCTCTTAGAACGGGACGACGCCGTCGACCTCCTCATGCCGCGCGGCAGTTCGGAGTTCGTCAGCTACGTCGAGGACAACACGAAGATCCCGGTGCTCGGCCACACCGAGGGCATCTGCCACGTCTACGCCGACGAGGACGCGGACCTCTCGATGGCCGCCGACGTCGCCTTCGACGCGAAGGTGCAGTACCCCGCCGTCTGCAACGCCGTCGAGACGCTGCTGGTCCACGAGTCGGTCGCCGCGGACCTGCTGCCCGACCTGGCCGCCCGCTACCGCGAGGCGGACGTCGAACTCCGCGGCGACGAGCGCGCTCGCGACATCGTCGAGATGAACGCCGCGAGCGAGGCGGACTGGTCGACCGAGTACGGCGATCTGATCCTCGCGGTGAAGATCGTCGACTCCCTCGAAGACGCCATCGACCACGTCAACACCTACGGCTCGAAGCACACCGAATCGATCGTCACCGAGACCGCCGACCACGCGGAGCGATTTATGCGGCAGATCGACGCCGCGAGCGTGTTCCACAACGCGTCGACGCGCTTCGCCGACGGCTACCGCTTCGGCCTGGGCGCGGAGGTCGGAATCAGCACGGGCAAGACCCACGCCCGCGGTCCGGTCGGGCTAGAGGGCCTGACGACGTACAAGTACCACCTGGAAGGCGACGGCCAACTCGTCGCGACCTACGCCGGCGAGGGCGCGAAACCGTTCCTGCACGAGGACTTCGCGGGCGAGTGGTCGCCCGGACGGCTCTCGACGGAGTGA
- a CDS encoding ATP-binding protein, which yields MEDASDAGTDGDHPYEHLVEHVQDAVVEFELIEGTPVVRGVNRAFVDVFGYEAGTVRGEPLNDLIVPEWLVEEAKQLDQQTGTGAINYQRVKRETATGLREFLYRGIPYEREDRDVDGFAVYTDITDLIRQQHRLQVLNRVLRHNLRNEANLISGHTARLLDQFPGDSGDAIGAAATIERAAADLESLAREAGEIGAVLSSSSQVDVVDSVPLVHGVVEAHRRESPRAEIRGEFPDEMVVRGNGHLRSAINSLVENAIEHNPTEEPFVRVSIRPLDPGWAAIRVDDDGPRIPADERDILTGDLEATQTQHGSGLGLWLAKWTAESYGGELRFAESAYGGNSVSLRLPRP from the coding sequence GTGGAAGACGCATCGGACGCGGGGACGGACGGAGACCACCCCTACGAACATCTCGTCGAGCACGTCCAGGACGCGGTCGTCGAATTCGAGCTGATCGAGGGGACGCCCGTGGTCCGCGGCGTCAATCGAGCGTTCGTCGACGTCTTCGGGTACGAGGCCGGCACGGTCCGTGGCGAACCGCTCAACGACCTGATCGTCCCCGAGTGGCTCGTCGAGGAGGCGAAACAGCTCGACCAACAGACGGGGACCGGTGCGATCAACTACCAACGCGTGAAGCGGGAGACGGCGACGGGGCTTCGGGAGTTTCTCTACCGGGGCATCCCCTACGAGCGCGAGGATCGGGACGTCGACGGATTCGCCGTCTACACCGACATCACGGACCTCATACGGCAGCAACACCGCCTCCAGGTACTGAACAGAGTGCTGCGACACAACCTCCGGAACGAAGCGAACCTCATCAGCGGTCACACGGCCCGACTCCTCGATCAGTTTCCCGGGGACTCGGGGGACGCTATCGGGGCGGCGGCGACCATCGAACGCGCCGCGGCAGACCTCGAGTCGCTGGCGCGGGAAGCCGGGGAGATCGGCGCGGTCCTCTCGTCGTCGTCGCAGGTCGACGTCGTCGATAGCGTCCCGCTCGTCCACGGCGTCGTCGAAGCGCACAGACGAGAGTCTCCGCGGGCCGAGATACGGGGCGAGTTCCCCGACGAGATGGTGGTTCGGGGCAACGGCCACCTCCGCTCGGCGATCAACAGCCTGGTGGAGAACGCGATCGAACACAATCCCACCGAAGAGCCGTTCGTCCGCGTGTCGATCCGCCCTCTCGACCCCGGATGGGCGGCCATCCGGGTCGACGACGACGGGCCACGGATCCCCGCCGACGAGCGCGACATCCTCACCGGCGACCTGGAGGCAACCCAGACGCAACACGGGAGCGGGCTGGGGCTGTGGTTGGCCAAGTGGACCGCCGAGAGTTACGGCGGTGAGTTGCGGTTCGCGGAGAGCGCCTACGGCGGCAACAGCGTCAGCCTCCGACTGCCGCGGCCCTGA
- the msrA gene encoding peptide-methionine (S)-S-oxide reductase MsrA: protein MTTETATFGGGCFWCTEAAMKELAGVESVTSGYAGGDTENPTYREVCSGSTGHAEVVQVEYDPAVIDYPDLLEVFFATHDPTQLNRQGPDVGSQYRSIVLYDDDEQKRQAEAYVEALDGEYDDEIVTEIVELQRFWPAEEYHQDYFEKNPSDAYCRMHARPKVEKVREKFAELTDRQSTTSD, encoded by the coding sequence ATGACGACCGAAACGGCCACGTTCGGCGGCGGGTGCTTCTGGTGTACCGAGGCGGCGATGAAGGAACTCGCCGGCGTCGAGTCGGTCACGTCGGGGTACGCCGGCGGCGACACGGAAAACCCGACCTACCGAGAGGTCTGCTCCGGATCCACCGGTCACGCGGAGGTCGTACAAGTCGAGTACGATCCGGCCGTGATCGACTACCCCGACCTCCTGGAGGTGTTCTTCGCGACGCACGACCCGACGCAGTTGAACAGACAGGGTCCCGACGTCGGCTCGCAGTACCGCTCGATCGTACTGTATGACGACGACGAGCAGAAACGACAGGCGGAGGCGTACGTCGAGGCGCTGGACGGCGAGTACGACGACGAAATCGTCACCGAGATCGTGGAACTGCAGCGGTTCTGGCCCGCCGAGGAGTACCACCAGGACTACTTCGAGAAGAATCCCTCGGACGCGTACTGCCGGATGCACGCCCGGCCGAAAGTCGAGAAAGTCCGCGAGAAGTTCGCTGAACTGACCGATCGGCAGTCTACGACGTCCGACTGA